The following coding sequences are from one Paenibacillus sp. JDR-2 window:
- the coaE gene encoding dephospho-CoA kinase (Dephospho-CoA kinase (CoaE) performs the final step in coenzyme A biosynthesis.) translates to MKIGLTGGIATGKSTVAAMLVERGAMLVDADQVAREVVMPGEPALEAVASAFGQAVIHTDGTLDRKALGGIVFNNRELLAQLENILHPAIRNRMQQRIRQYEELNPRQLVVADIPLLYETGQEKLYDGVMVVYVPRTLQLKRLMERNGLAEDEAQRRIGLQMDIEQKRSHAEWVIDNSGSLDETRRQVDDFWKSKGLP, encoded by the coding sequence ATGAAGATCGGTTTAACCGGCGGAATCGCTACCGGCAAAAGCACCGTGGCTGCCATGCTGGTAGAACGCGGTGCGATGCTGGTCGATGCTGATCAGGTTGCGAGAGAAGTTGTTATGCCCGGCGAACCGGCTTTAGAGGCGGTCGCCTCCGCGTTTGGACAAGCTGTTATACATACGGATGGAACATTGGACAGGAAGGCGCTTGGCGGCATCGTGTTCAACAACCGAGAGTTGCTGGCGCAGCTTGAGAATATCCTGCATCCGGCAATACGCAACCGTATGCAGCAGCGGATCAGACAGTATGAAGAGCTGAACCCCCGGCAATTGGTCGTTGCGGATATTCCTCTTTTGTATGAGACGGGTCAAGAAAAGCTGTACGATGGGGTAATGGTCGTGTATGTTCCCCGGACGCTACAGTTAAAAAGGCTAATGGAACGGAACGGACTAGCAGAAGATGAAGCACAGAGACGCATTGGACTTCAAATGGACATTGAGCAGAAGAGAAGCCATGCGGAATGGGTTATTGATAATAGCGGCTCACTTGACGAGACTAGGCGGCAGGTAGACGATTTTTGGAAGAGCAAGGGTTTGCCATGA
- a CDS encoding lytic transglycosylase domain-containing protein, with protein MKWLVRKRVLLILLIGFIGVLFLNSNWLARMMYPIQYKEDIRASASNYGVDPHLIAAIIRTETNYSTGQVSKKGALGLMQIMPDTADWIVKQADFNNVTRDMLQNRPDVSIEVGAWYLQSLHKQFKQNTVAVIAAYNAGPGNVKKWLDTGKWDGKLDTTDQIPYGETRHYVQRVIYYYNKYKDLYPVI; from the coding sequence ATGAAGTGGTTAGTTCGAAAAAGAGTGCTGCTAATTCTGCTCATTGGCTTCATTGGCGTCTTATTTCTTAATTCCAATTGGCTTGCCCGGATGATGTATCCGATTCAATATAAGGAAGACATACGCGCAAGCGCGTCAAATTATGGTGTTGACCCGCATCTGATTGCGGCAATTATCCGGACGGAAACGAATTATTCGACCGGACAAGTCTCCAAAAAAGGGGCGCTTGGCCTCATGCAGATCATGCCCGATACGGCTGACTGGATCGTGAAGCAGGCAGATTTCAACAATGTCACAAGAGATATGCTGCAGAACCGCCCGGATGTCAGTATTGAAGTAGGGGCATGGTATTTGCAGTCCTTGCATAAACAGTTCAAGCAGAATACGGTAGCCGTAATTGCGGCTTACAATGCCGGTCCCGGCAATGTGAAAAAGTGGCTGGATACGGGCAAATGGGATGGCAAGCTGGACACAACGGATCAAATTCCGTATGGGGAAACACGTCACTATGTACAACGCGTTATTTATTATTATAATAAGTACAAAGATCTTTATCCTGTTATTTAA
- a CDS encoding alpha/beta-type small acid-soluble spore protein, whose translation MSNNSNQVLVPQATAALDQMKYEVAQELGIALSQDGYYGNLLTKDAGYIGGNITRRLVQIAEQSLAGRQ comes from the coding sequence ATGAGCAATAACAGCAACCAAGTACTTGTACCGCAAGCTACTGCAGCACTGGACCAAATGAAATATGAGGTCGCTCAAGAGCTGGGCATTGCGTTGTCGCAAGACGGTTACTACGGCAACCTGCTTACTAAAGACGCAGGCTACATCGGGGGTAACATTACTCGCCGCCTAGTGCAAATTGCCGAACAATCCCTTGCTGGCCGCCAATAA
- the nrdR gene encoding transcriptional regulator NrdR, protein MKCPYCDFAGTKVLDSRPANENKSIRRRRECEKCSRRFTTFEMIEETPLIVIKKDGSREEFSRDKILRGLIRACEKRPVSVERLEVIVSEVEKELRTTALAEVESREIGEIVMSQLYPVDEVAYVRFASVYRQFKDIDMFMKELNSLLSKHPMNN, encoded by the coding sequence ATGAAATGCCCTTACTGCGATTTTGCCGGTACGAAAGTGCTTGATTCTAGGCCAGCTAACGAGAACAAGTCCATCCGCAGACGGCGTGAATGCGAAAAATGCAGCCGCCGTTTTACGACCTTCGAGATGATTGAGGAAACACCGCTTATTGTTATTAAGAAAGACGGCAGCCGGGAAGAGTTCAGCCGCGACAAGATTTTGCGCGGTCTGATCCGTGCATGCGAGAAGCGTCCCGTCTCGGTTGAACGACTCGAGGTCATCGTCTCCGAAGTGGAGAAGGAGCTCCGGACAACAGCGCTCGCGGAAGTCGAAAGCCGCGAGATCGGCGAGATCGTGATGAGCCAGCTGTACCCGGTTGACGAAGTGGCTTATGTGCGCTTTGCATCCGTGTACAGACAGTTCAAGGACATCGACATGTTCATGAAGGAACTGAACAGCTTGTTATCCAAACATCCAATGAACAATTAA
- a CDS encoding VOC family protein, translated as MVKIEALDHLVLTVADIEKTAAFYEKVLNMEVIVFGDNRKALLFGQQKFNLHEAGKEFEPKARNPRPGSADFCLVTKTSMDEVIRHLAACNVPVEEGPVARTGAVGTIVSVYFRDPDFNLVEVSNYT; from the coding sequence ATGGTAAAGATTGAAGCATTGGATCATCTTGTGTTGACTGTGGCTGATATTGAGAAGACAGCTGCTTTTTACGAAAAGGTGCTGAATATGGAGGTCATCGTCTTTGGCGATAACCGGAAAGCGCTGCTATTCGGCCAGCAGAAGTTCAACCTGCATGAAGCGGGTAAAGAATTTGAACCAAAGGCAAGGAACCCGCGTCCGGGCTCTGCGGATTTCTGTCTCGTTACGAAGACATCGATGGATGAGGTCATCCGACATTTGGCAGCTTGCAATGTGCCGGTCGAAGAAGGGCCGGTCGCCCGTACAGGGGCAGTTGGAACAATAGTATCGGTGTACTTTCGCGATCCGGATTTTAATCTCGTGGAAGTATCCAATTATACATAA
- a CDS encoding SGNH/GDSL hydrolase family protein produces the protein MQNSNFTGPAAPKDPAGKRSGFFILFDTIIEASARQDGNFTQEIYLEGRLSEKAKFSGGVEDEEILALLSSCKGFRKLVHSMGITVNVHESNCRSEVFFSLENWGKTSKYESGTRIRIPCENDGSETVVVLADIEWSTDDDVPGKFAFEFDQAGMLATVSIKLYLNDGFEVPEKEVEPPVEFGTDVYRGMIAKSLLNKGNNKRLKAAIEKARRGEDVTIAYIGGSITQGAGAKPIHTECYAFKAYERFKRMYGQAGAGAEHIHLIKAGVGGTPSELGMIRYDRDVLRNGDIDPDIVIIEFAVNDEGDETKGNCYESLVLKALNADNAPAVILLFSVFVNDWNLQDRLSPVGWHYDLPMVSVKDAVVDQFKLAKVEGNILSKRQFFYDIYHPTNVGHTVMSDCLAYLFEETDRSVANAEDIVTDMLPVIGNDFVDVRLLDRSSYEGVAWIETGGFDQSDIDLQFVEMDSNPFGTPQFPHNWMHSTESGESGFRMTINSKRLLLVFKDSGSQDFGSAEVWVDGQLVSTADPHVNNWTHCNAVILYNEQQTREHNVEIRMASGQEDKRFTILGFGYVK, from the coding sequence TTGCAGAATAGCAACTTTACAGGTCCGGCAGCACCTAAAGATCCGGCCGGGAAGCGAAGCGGATTTTTTATTCTTTTTGATACCATAATAGAAGCAAGTGCCCGTCAGGACGGGAATTTCACGCAAGAGATCTACCTGGAAGGAAGGCTGAGCGAGAAAGCAAAATTCTCCGGAGGCGTTGAGGACGAAGAAATATTGGCGCTTCTATCTAGCTGCAAAGGGTTCCGCAAGCTGGTACATAGCATGGGGATAACGGTGAACGTACATGAAAGCAACTGCAGATCAGAGGTTTTCTTCAGTCTGGAGAATTGGGGGAAAACAAGCAAATATGAGTCTGGCACCAGGATCCGGATTCCTTGCGAGAATGACGGATCGGAGACCGTAGTTGTTCTAGCAGATATCGAATGGTCAACGGATGATGACGTGCCCGGCAAGTTTGCATTTGAATTTGACCAAGCCGGTATGCTTGCGACAGTTAGCATAAAGCTGTACTTGAATGATGGATTTGAAGTTCCGGAGAAGGAAGTTGAACCTCCTGTTGAATTCGGGACGGATGTTTATCGCGGGATGATCGCCAAATCGTTACTGAATAAAGGTAATAACAAACGGTTGAAGGCCGCTATTGAGAAGGCAAGACGAGGCGAGGATGTTACCATTGCCTATATTGGCGGTTCCATTACACAAGGAGCCGGGGCGAAACCGATTCATACGGAGTGTTATGCGTTCAAAGCTTATGAGCGGTTTAAAAGGATGTATGGGCAGGCTGGTGCCGGCGCTGAGCATATCCATCTGATTAAAGCCGGGGTTGGCGGCACGCCTTCCGAACTTGGAATGATACGTTACGATCGGGATGTTTTGCGGAATGGAGATATCGATCCGGATATCGTTATCATTGAGTTTGCCGTAAATGATGAAGGGGACGAGACAAAAGGGAACTGTTATGAAAGTCTGGTGCTCAAAGCCCTCAATGCTGACAACGCGCCGGCCGTTATTTTATTGTTCAGCGTATTTGTGAACGACTGGAACCTGCAGGACCGTCTTTCCCCTGTCGGTTGGCATTATGATCTTCCAATGGTAAGCGTAAAGGATGCGGTAGTCGACCAGTTCAAGTTGGCTAAGGTCGAAGGCAATATCCTATCAAAAAGGCAATTCTTCTACGATATCTATCATCCGACGAATGTTGGCCATACCGTCATGTCAGATTGTTTGGCCTATTTATTCGAAGAGACGGATCGTTCAGTGGCGAATGCAGAAGACATAGTGACTGATATGCTTCCGGTTATCGGGAATGATTTCGTGGACGTGCGCTTGCTGGATCGGAGCAGCTATGAAGGTGTTGCTTGGATAGAAACGGGCGGTTTCGATCAGAGCGACATCGACCTGCAGTTCGTTGAGATGGACAGCAATCCCTTCGGAACGCCGCAGTTCCCTCATAACTGGATGCATTCGACTGAGTCGGGAGAGAGCGGCTTCAGAATGACCATCAACAGCAAGCGCCTTTTACTAGTGTTCAAGGACTCGGGCAGTCAGGATTTCGGCAGTGCCGAGGTCTGGGTGGACGGTCAACTGGTGAGTACCGCAGATCCGCATGTGAACAATTGGACGCATTGCAATGCGGTTATTTTGTATAACGAACAGCAGACAAGAGAGCACAACGTCGAGATAAGAATGGCTTCCGGACAGGAAGACAAGAGGTTTACGATACTAGGGTTCGGCTATGTGAAGTGA
- a CDS encoding HNH endonuclease, giving the protein MKPWARKFYNSKAWKLCRDSYIANVFGLCERCGSPGKIVHHKCYLTPLNIDDPNVSLNHANLEYLCQDCHNKEHHGNDNAAVMEGLAFDDEGNLISIGRGFERK; this is encoded by the coding sequence ATGAAACCGTGGGCCCGTAAGTTCTACAACAGCAAAGCATGGAAGTTATGCCGGGATTCTTATATCGCCAATGTATTCGGATTATGCGAACGCTGCGGTAGTCCTGGTAAGATCGTTCACCATAAATGCTACCTTACACCTCTGAATATTGACGATCCGAATGTATCGCTTAATCATGCGAATCTTGAGTACCTTTGTCAGGACTGTCACAACAAGGAGCATCATGGCAATGACAATGCAGCAGTAATGGAGGGGCTTGCGTTTGATGATGAAGGGAATCTGATCTCAATAGGAAGAGGGTTTGAACGAAAATGA
- a CDS encoding terminase large subunit produces MSAALKLYPLSYNPVLDYWAQIESGKVTVSDKVRRIYRKLAADVYDQKSEYEYSPRHANHAIEFIENYCKHSKGKWGGKSIELELWQQAFIAATFGFIHKIDGTRKYREVLLVVARKNGKSTIASGIGLYLQIADGEPGAEVYACATKKDQAKLVWLEAKRMVNKSPSLRKRIKPLVSELVGKTNDSSFKPLGSDSETLDGLNVHGALMDEIHAWKDRNLYDVIVDGTSSRDQPLIMMITTAGTIREAVFDLKYEEAEQKLNSLNDVLEEGEADPYEHFLPIIYELDNRSEWTDPECWQKANPGLGTIKRIDQLQTKVNKAKKNPMLVKNLLTKDFNVRETSTEAWLTFEELNNEATFDIRELGLTYGVGGTDLSETTDLTAAKVIAMRRDDPTIYVLQMYWLPEDLLEKRVQEDGIRYDLWHERGLLRTTPGNRVHHKYVTEWFVEIQNEYGIYIPWIGYDRYSAVYWVEEMASFFGPSAMEAVAQGKATLSGPMKLLGADLGAKKVNYNNNPIDKWCLSNTHVDLDLKNQTIQPHKGKNQRRRIDGTAALLDAYVALERHREEYMGLI; encoded by the coding sequence ATGAGCGCTGCACTCAAGCTTTACCCATTAAGTTACAACCCGGTTCTCGATTATTGGGCTCAGATTGAGAGCGGCAAAGTGACGGTTAGCGATAAAGTCCGACGAATTTACCGCAAGCTGGCTGCGGATGTTTATGATCAAAAGTCGGAGTACGAATACAGCCCACGACATGCCAACCACGCCATAGAGTTCATTGAGAACTACTGCAAGCACTCGAAAGGTAAGTGGGGCGGCAAGTCGATAGAGTTGGAACTCTGGCAGCAGGCTTTTATTGCGGCAACATTCGGGTTCATCCATAAAATTGACGGCACCCGCAAATACCGCGAGGTGCTATTAGTCGTTGCCCGGAAAAACGGGAAATCAACAATTGCTTCCGGCATTGGCCTTTATCTGCAGATCGCTGACGGCGAGCCTGGCGCAGAGGTATATGCTTGCGCGACCAAGAAGGACCAAGCAAAACTCGTATGGCTTGAAGCAAAGCGAATGGTCAACAAGTCACCATCGCTCAGGAAGCGTATAAAGCCGCTTGTATCGGAGCTTGTGGGAAAGACCAACGACAGTTCCTTTAAACCGCTCGGAAGCGACAGCGAGACGCTGGACGGCCTCAACGTACACGGCGCCCTGATGGATGAGATTCATGCTTGGAAAGACCGCAACCTTTATGACGTAATCGTAGACGGTACCAGCTCCCGCGATCAGCCTCTTATTATGATGATCACTACAGCCGGTACGATTAGGGAAGCGGTCTTCGATCTCAAGTATGAGGAAGCTGAACAAAAGCTCAATAGCTTAAATGATGTGCTGGAAGAAGGAGAGGCAGACCCGTACGAACACTTTTTACCGATCATCTACGAGCTCGATAACCGGAGTGAATGGACGGATCCGGAGTGCTGGCAAAAAGCAAACCCGGGGCTTGGAACCATCAAACGTATCGACCAACTGCAGACGAAGGTCAACAAGGCCAAGAAGAATCCTATGCTGGTAAAGAATTTACTGACAAAAGACTTCAACGTTCGGGAGACATCAACGGAGGCATGGCTTACTTTTGAAGAACTTAACAACGAGGCTACTTTTGATATCCGCGAACTTGGTCTGACTTACGGAGTCGGAGGTACTGACCTTTCTGAAACGACTGACTTGACTGCAGCCAAGGTGATCGCAATGAGGCGCGATGATCCGACCATATACGTCCTCCAGATGTACTGGCTGCCGGAAGATTTGCTTGAGAAACGGGTCCAGGAAGATGGAATACGATACGACCTCTGGCACGAGCGCGGATTGCTTCGAACAACGCCTGGTAATAGGGTCCATCATAAATACGTTACGGAATGGTTTGTCGAGATCCAAAATGAATACGGCATTTACATTCCGTGGATTGGATATGACCGGTATTCAGCGGTTTATTGGGTTGAGGAAATGGCATCATTTTTTGGGCCAAGCGCAATGGAAGCGGTGGCTCAGGGGAAGGCGACTCTATCCGGACCGATGAAACTGTTGGGAGCTGATCTTGGCGCTAAAAAGGTTAACTACAACAATAACCCGATTGATAAGTGGTGTTTATCAAATACGCATGTTGATCTTGATTTGAAAAACCAGACCATCCAACCACACAAAGGCAAGAACCAGCGGCGCCGAATCGATGGCACAGCAGCTTTATTGGATGCTTATGTAGCTCTCGAGCGCCATCGAGAAGAGTATATGGGACTGATCTAA
- a CDS encoding phage portal protein, with amino-acid sequence MFQKTFSRFAGAVRSALKIRFLGGYNPVFTPFGDNTYESDVVRSTIDTIARNAAKIKAKHVRRVNGKVQNMGGNIERLLSVRPNPKQNAYSFWYKVFTQLLLRSNAFIIIDRAGPLERYRIRGFYPVDCIRAEMLETENEYFIRFQMKEGHTYIVPYSDVIHLRRFFNADPDFGSGNEVPLLPTLELIQATNQGIINAIKSSAFVRGILKFTQNLNPSDRKKQTDDFIRDYFNPENGGGIAATDVKAEFTPLNADPKMIDAKQMGLIEQKVYKYFGVNEKIVNSSYNEDEWNAFYESVIEPTFAIQTSLEVTTKVFSDNEQNHGNEIVFEANRLQYASVKTKLDLMQMVDRGAMTPNEWREVMNMAPVEGGDEPIRRLDTATVNAAPVKKTPPKGGEEENDEDDDGDES; translated from the coding sequence ATGTTCCAGAAGACATTTAGTCGATTTGCTGGCGCTGTCAGAAGTGCATTGAAAATACGCTTCTTGGGCGGTTATAACCCAGTGTTCACGCCTTTTGGTGATAACACGTATGAAAGTGACGTAGTACGTTCAACGATCGATACAATTGCGAGAAATGCGGCAAAGATCAAAGCTAAGCACGTACGGCGAGTAAATGGAAAAGTCCAGAACATGGGCGGTAATATCGAGCGGCTGCTAAGCGTTAGGCCAAACCCCAAACAGAATGCCTATAGCTTCTGGTACAAGGTTTTCACGCAACTGCTGTTACGATCAAATGCATTTATCATCATTGATCGCGCCGGACCATTAGAACGATACCGAATACGAGGGTTTTATCCGGTTGATTGCATCAGAGCGGAAATGCTTGAAACTGAAAATGAATATTTCATTCGTTTCCAGATGAAGGAAGGCCATACCTATATAGTTCCTTATTCCGACGTGATTCATTTACGTCGGTTTTTTAATGCGGACCCGGATTTCGGTAGCGGTAACGAGGTACCGCTACTACCCACTTTGGAACTGATACAGGCAACAAATCAGGGGATTATCAATGCAATAAAATCATCCGCATTCGTTCGCGGGATATTGAAATTTACACAGAATTTGAATCCATCCGACCGGAAGAAGCAAACGGATGATTTTATACGTGATTACTTTAATCCCGAAAACGGCGGCGGGATCGCGGCAACGGATGTCAAAGCAGAATTCACTCCTTTAAATGCTGACCCTAAAATGATCGACGCCAAACAAATGGGATTAATTGAACAGAAGGTCTACAAGTACTTTGGCGTAAATGAGAAGATCGTCAATTCAAGTTATAACGAGGATGAATGGAATGCGTTCTATGAATCGGTCATTGAACCGACTTTTGCCATTCAGACCAGCCTTGAGGTCACAACCAAAGTATTCAGCGACAACGAACAAAACCACGGTAATGAAATTGTTTTTGAAGCTAACCGGCTGCAGTACGCCAGCGTGAAAACGAAGTTGGACCTGATGCAGATGGTCGACCGCGGCGCCATGACTCCTAATGAATGGCGTGAAGTCATGAACATGGCTCCAGTTGAAGGTGGCGACGAGCCAATTCGCCGGCTTGATACAGCAACGGTTAACGCTGCACCAGTGAAGAAGACTCCACCGAAAGGGGGTGAAGAAGAAAATGACGAAGACGACGACGGAGACGAATCCTAA
- a CDS encoding HK97 family phage prohead protease, with translation MTKTTTETNPNARWKDREFREFQFEIRASALTETEGDEEQALYVEGYACRFNETTVLYEYGDMQYKEKVAPTALADADMSDVIFNYNHGGKVMARTRNKTLELKVDNKGLFIRARLDGTEEGRKLYEEIKGGYIDRMSYAYTVKEASYDNETRTRTVLRIKKVYDVSAVDIPAYDTTSISARSAFEMVIEKEEQVAVAAERRKKLLLQTYL, from the coding sequence ATGACGAAGACGACGACGGAGACGAATCCTAATGCGCGATGGAAAGATCGGGAGTTCCGGGAATTCCAATTCGAAATTCGCGCATCCGCATTGACGGAAACAGAGGGTGATGAAGAACAAGCTCTGTACGTTGAAGGCTATGCTTGCCGGTTCAATGAAACGACTGTCCTTTATGAGTATGGCGACATGCAATATAAGGAAAAAGTGGCGCCTACAGCTCTTGCTGATGCGGATATGAGCGACGTGATCTTTAATTACAACCACGGCGGCAAAGTTATGGCGCGGACGCGTAATAAGACGCTCGAGTTGAAGGTTGATAACAAGGGGTTATTCATTCGGGCGCGTCTGGATGGGACGGAGGAAGGCCGCAAGTTATATGAGGAAATTAAAGGCGGCTACATCGATCGTATGAGCTACGCCTATACGGTTAAGGAAGCCTCTTATGACAATGAAACGCGGACTCGTACCGTTCTTCGAATCAAGAAAGTTTACGATGTTTCCGCGGTGGATATTCCCGCTTATGATACAACTTCAATTTCGGCCCGTTCCGCCTTCGAAATGGTTATTGAGAAGGAAGAGCAAGTGGCGGTAGCTGCTGAACGGAGAAAGAAATTGCTGCTTCAAACTTACTTATAA
- a CDS encoding phage major capsid protein, with protein sequence MLDLDLQLFGAEVDAEKRFKEIDVRKQEIRSLLEGTDDVNLDELQTELRALQDEEKEIRQREKRAAMAAAINTGDTEVRQTATFTPGDVADPAKEARKASTARGNALKENRSVTVGSAGVILPGYQASDIRPTFNEVSSLVDRVTVKPLLGGESFKQSYVKGYGTGDYTAEGADYASAEPIFGYAQMSKSKITAYAEDSEEIQKLPAADYDSEVMKGISIAARKKITREILVGDGTTDHLTGIFSAAATAIDSATDLAIVSIDEDTLDNIVYSYGGDEEVEDAAVLILNKKDLKSFATLRGDDGEKIYDVVPNGNTGTIDGVPFIINSACKAVSDATTSTGQYSMAYGPLSNYMLTIFSDLDVQRSTDFKFKQGMIAHRGSVFAGGNVVSKNGFLRVKKG encoded by the coding sequence ATGCTTGATCTTGATCTTCAATTGTTTGGCGCTGAGGTTGATGCAGAAAAACGCTTCAAAGAAATCGATGTCCGCAAGCAAGAGATCCGCAGCCTGTTGGAAGGTACCGACGATGTAAATCTGGATGAGCTTCAAACTGAACTCCGCGCTCTTCAGGACGAAGAAAAAGAGATTCGTCAGCGCGAAAAACGCGCAGCTATGGCTGCTGCAATCAATACGGGAGATACTGAAGTTCGTCAAACGGCTACTTTTACTCCTGGTGATGTTGCGGATCCAGCTAAAGAAGCTCGTAAAGCCTCTACGGCTCGCGGTAACGCGCTTAAAGAAAATCGCTCAGTAACCGTTGGCTCTGCCGGGGTTATTTTACCTGGATATCAGGCATCGGACATTCGCCCAACTTTCAATGAGGTCTCCAGTCTGGTTGACCGCGTTACCGTTAAGCCGTTGCTTGGTGGTGAAAGTTTCAAACAATCTTATGTAAAAGGTTACGGTACGGGCGATTACACTGCTGAAGGAGCTGATTACGCTTCGGCAGAACCGATCTTTGGATATGCTCAAATGTCCAAATCCAAGATTACTGCTTACGCCGAGGATTCTGAGGAGATTCAAAAATTGCCAGCGGCCGATTACGACAGCGAAGTTATGAAGGGTATCAGTATTGCTGCACGCAAAAAAATCACCCGTGAAATCCTTGTTGGTGACGGCACTACAGATCATCTTACAGGTATCTTCTCGGCGGCGGCTACTGCCATTGATTCGGCCACAGACTTAGCGATCGTATCCATCGACGAAGATACCCTGGATAATATCGTATATTCCTATGGTGGTGACGAAGAGGTTGAAGATGCTGCGGTCTTGATTCTGAATAAAAAGGACCTTAAATCATTTGCAACTCTCCGTGGCGATGATGGCGAAAAAATATACGATGTTGTACCGAACGGAAACACTGGCACTATCGATGGCGTTCCATTCATCATTAACAGTGCTTGTAAAGCTGTTTCTGATGCAACAACGTCTACTGGCCAGTATTCAATGGCGTATGGTCCACTGAGCAATTATATGCTGACAATCTTCTCTGATCTTGACGTTCAGCGTTCCACTGACTTCAAGTTTAAACAAGGCATGATTGCTCACCGCGGCTCCGTCTTTGCCGGCGGCAACGTTGTATCGAAAAACGGCTTCTTGCGCGTCAAGAAAGGTTAG
- a CDS encoding phage head closure protein yields MMWRDAVELIQPTEGRNGYGEVVEGYPIKSGPILANKKSVRQSEFYQAAASGMKPEIVFEVRAEEYAAQPQLCFEGTVYHIIRTFSRTGEKLELICSRFPMEA; encoded by the coding sequence ATGATGTGGAGGGATGCTGTCGAACTCATACAGCCAACAGAAGGGCGCAATGGGTACGGCGAGGTTGTTGAGGGCTACCCGATAAAATCTGGGCCAATACTTGCTAATAAGAAGTCAGTCCGGCAGTCGGAGTTTTATCAAGCCGCAGCGTCCGGCATGAAGCCGGAGATTGTATTCGAGGTGAGGGCGGAGGAATATGCCGCCCAGCCTCAATTGTGTTTTGAGGGAACCGTGTACCACATCATTCGGACCTTTTCGAGGACTGGCGAGAAACTGGAGCTAATCTGCTCTCGCTTTCCAATGGAGGCGTAG
- a CDS encoding HK97-gp10 family putative phage morphogenesis protein — translation MAKDKGFKIDGMDNLIKMMNKLERVPQTVVTRAARAGATIPLKAARKNAPEDTGELKRGIVLKAERRTKIGKKVYDIMMDPAKNDLFVKYAKDGTRYYYPASQEYGFMTEDGRYIPGYRYLRNAMTNNVKAIEAKVVEVAGKEVMKVMRG, via the coding sequence ATGGCTAAGGACAAGGGCTTCAAGATTGATGGCATGGACAATCTCATCAAGATGATGAACAAATTGGAACGTGTTCCGCAGACGGTTGTTACCAGGGCAGCTCGGGCGGGTGCGACAATCCCATTGAAAGCAGCCCGGAAGAACGCGCCGGAAGATACGGGCGAATTGAAACGAGGCATTGTGCTCAAGGCAGAGCGCCGGACGAAGATCGGCAAGAAGGTGTATGACATCATGATGGATCCGGCCAAGAATGATTTATTCGTGAAGTACGCCAAAGACGGCACCCGCTATTACTATCCGGCTTCCCAGGAGTACGGGTTCATGACTGAAGACGGCCGCTACATTCCCGGCTACCGCTATTTACGAAATGCCATGACAAACAACGTCAAAGCGATTGAAGCCAAGGTAGTCGAGGTTGCCGGCAAAGAAGTCATGAAGGTTATGAGAGGGTGA